The window GCTTATACCAAACAACTGGACATGGTTATGTATAACGACGCCATTACAGACTGGTATATAGAGGAATTCGTTAAAGAACACATTAAAGAACAGCCAATAGGCAATAGGGAATAGCCAAGAGGCAAGAAGGATTTCCCCCTATTTCCTATCCCTTAAGCCTTTTGCTTAAACTGTTTATCAAAGAAAAGAATTGAGCATTTTGTTTATCTCTTGGGTTTTTTGTAGTATTATTTCCAATGCCTGGCTGTTTAGATATTGCAGATTTTTTGATACTATAAGATGAGTTTCCAATTCTAATAAAGAACCTCTGGCAATTCTCAGAAACTGAATATACTCTTTTGTCATATTCCGTCCCCATCCTTCAGCTATATTTGCTGGAATTGAAATTGCTGCTCGTCGAATCTGGTTTGTCAAAGCATAGATTTCTTCATTAGGAAATGTTTTTGTTATTTTGTAAATCTCCGTTACAAGTTCTATAGCCTTCTTCCACACTTCCAGTTCCTGATATGATTCCATTTCTTTCCCTACTCCCTATTGGCTATTCTCTATTCCCTTCTTCAGCTGTTCCTTCAATATCCTGTTTTCATTCCGGAGCGCTACCCATTTGGAAGCCCTGTCTATTGTGTAAAGTATCTGTTCTTTACGAAAAGGCTTTGTTATAAAGTCAAAAGCCCCCTTATGCATCGTCTCG of the Nitrospirota bacterium genome contains:
- a CDS encoding four helix bundle protein; amino-acid sequence: MESYQELEVWKKAIELVTEIYKITKTFPNEEIYALTNQIRRAAISIPANIAEGWGRNMTKEYIQFLRIARGSLLELETHLIVSKNLQYLNSQALEIILQKTQEINKMLNSFL